A portion of the Cellulophaga algicola DSM 14237 genome contains these proteins:
- a CDS encoding NupC/NupG family nucleoside CNT transporter has protein sequence MKKSLWLTLIFVVLALPVFAQDVIPLDTITSSADTSTVNDLSSFELVSPKILPNEGFTLNSFLRGILGMFSLILVSFLFSANRKAINWRTVFVGLGLQLIIAIGVLKVPFIQYIFDKIGKLFVKVLEFTTAGSKFLFEGLVVDMDTFGFIFAFQVLPTIIFFSALTSVLFYLGIIQKIVKVLAWLLTKTLGISGAESLSVAGNIFLGQTEAPLLIKAYLEKMNKSEILLVMIGGMATVAGAVLAAYIGFLGGDDEILRLQFAKHLLAASVMAAPGAIVISKILYPQTEPINTDVHVSTEKIGSNFLDAIANGTTEGLKLAVNVGAMLLVFVAFIAMINSVFSEIGDFTHLNGWIAENSSYGKLSLESILGTIFAPLMWLIGIGKEDVMLMGQLLGIKLAASEFIGYIQLADLKDAANGIHFTYNKSVIMATYMLCGFANFASIGIQIGGIGSLAPGQRKTLSEFGLKAVLGGSLASLLSATIAGMILG, from the coding sequence ATGAAAAAAAGCCTTTGGTTAACGCTAATCTTCGTTGTACTAGCCCTCCCTGTTTTTGCTCAAGACGTTATACCGTTAGACACAATTACATCTTCTGCGGATACAAGCACTGTAAATGATCTTTCTTCTTTTGAACTTGTTTCACCCAAAATACTTCCAAATGAAGGTTTTACGCTTAATAGCTTTCTAAGAGGAATTTTAGGAATGTTTTCTTTAATTTTAGTGTCTTTTTTATTCAGTGCTAACAGAAAAGCTATTAATTGGAGAACAGTATTTGTTGGTTTAGGCTTACAATTAATCATAGCTATAGGTGTTTTAAAAGTGCCTTTTATTCAATACATATTTGACAAAATCGGTAAACTTTTTGTAAAAGTTTTAGAATTTACCACTGCAGGTAGTAAGTTTTTATTTGAAGGCTTAGTGGTAGATATGGATACTTTTGGGTTCATATTTGCATTCCAAGTACTTCCTACCATTATATTCTTTTCTGCTTTAACCTCTGTTCTATTTTATTTAGGAATAATCCAAAAAATAGTAAAAGTTTTAGCCTGGTTACTCACTAAAACATTAGGAATTTCTGGAGCAGAAAGCTTAAGTGTAGCTGGTAATATCTTTTTAGGCCAAACAGAAGCTCCGCTTTTGATAAAAGCGTATTTAGAAAAAATGAATAAGTCTGAAATTCTATTAGTAATGATAGGCGGTATGGCAACTGTTGCTGGTGCAGTTTTAGCAGCATACATAGGTTTTCTAGGAGGAGATGACGAAATTCTTAGATTGCAATTCGCAAAACACCTTTTAGCAGCATCTGTAATGGCCGCTCCTGGAGCTATTGTTATATCAAAAATATTATACCCACAAACAGAACCAATTAATACAGACGTTCATGTATCCACAGAAAAAATAGGATCTAACTTTTTAGACGCTATTGCGAACGGTACTACTGAAGGGTTAAAATTAGCCGTAAATGTTGGCGCTATGCTTTTAGTATTCGTAGCATTTATTGCTATGATCAACTCTGTTTTTAGTGAGATTGGAGATTTTACCCATTTAAATGGATGGATAGCAGAAAACTCTTCATACGGAAAACTATCTCTTGAATCTATATTAGGAACCATTTTTGCACCACTTATGTGGCTTATTGGTATTGGAAAAGAAGACGTTATGCTTATGGGGCAATTGTTAGGCATAAAGTTAGCAGCCAGTGAATTTATAGGGTATATACAATTAGCAGATTTAAAAGATGCTGCTAATGGTATTCATTTCACCTATAACAAATCTGTAATTATGGCTACTTATATGCTTTGCGGATTTGCAAATTTTGCTTCTATTGGAATTCAAATTGGAGGTATTGGATCTTTAGCGCCAGGACAACGTAAGACATTATCTGAATTTGGTTTAAAAGCTGTACTAGGTGGCTCTTTAGCTTCATTACTTTCTGCTACCATTGCAGGAATGATACTTGGGTAG
- a CDS encoding bifunctional nuclease family protein — translation MSLVRLKIKGISYSQTQNGAYALILNEVEGDRKLPIVIGAFEAQSIAIALEKEIKPPRPLTHDLFKNFADRFDIVVKQVIIHKLVDGVFYSSIICERDKIEEIIDARTSDAIALALRFNAPIFTYKTILDKAGIFLKFSNKDKENETADDSIMVNEILQEGETVEITGSASDGYSELSIEELYKELDTAVTSENYEKAAKLRDEISKRQ, via the coding sequence ATGAGCTTAGTTAGATTAAAAATAAAAGGGATATCATATAGTCAGACGCAAAATGGCGCGTATGCTCTAATATTGAATGAAGTTGAAGGTGACAGAAAGCTACCTATAGTAATTGGCGCTTTTGAAGCCCAGTCTATAGCTATTGCCTTAGAAAAAGAAATAAAGCCTCCAAGACCATTAACGCACGATCTTTTTAAGAATTTTGCTGATCGGTTTGATATTGTGGTTAAACAAGTGATTATCCACAAACTTGTAGATGGAGTTTTCTATTCTAGTATTATCTGTGAACGCGACAAAATCGAAGAAATTATTGATGCAAGGACTAGTGATGCTATTGCTTTAGCGCTTCGTTTCAATGCTCCGATTTTTACCTATAAAACCATTCTAGATAAAGCAGGAATTTTCTTGAAATTTTCAAATAAAGACAAAGAAAATGAAACGGCTGACGATAGTATTATGGTGAATGAAATTTTACAAGAAGGAGAGACTGTAGAAATTACAGGATCTGCCTCTGACGGCTATTCTGAGCTTTCCATAGAGGAGCTTTACAAAGAATTAGACACTGCAGTGACCAGTGAAAATTACGAGAAAGCTGCCAAATTAAGGGATGAAATTTCCAAACGCCAATAA
- a CDS encoding electron transfer flavoprotein subunit alpha/FixB family protein, producing the protein MSVLVYTESENGKFKKNAFEVASYAAEVAKQMGTTATAVSFNANDNESLGNYGISKVLNISNDKLTTFNAKAFASSIRQAAEKEGAKVMILSSSTDTKFLAPLLAGHLKAGYVPNVVAAPESTAPFTVKRTAFSNKGFAFSEISTEIKIVGVSNNSFGLHENNTTATVENFDATVSDADFSTKSVEIDKVVGKATIADADIVVSAGRGMKGPENWGMIEELADVLGAATACSKPVSDLGWRPHGEHVGQTGKPVASNLYIAIGISGAIQHLAGVSSSKVKVVINSDPEAPFFKAADYGIVGDAFEVVPQLIEKLKEFKAQNA; encoded by the coding sequence ATGTCAGTATTAGTCTATACAGAATCTGAAAACGGAAAGTTTAAGAAAAATGCTTTTGAGGTTGCTTCTTATGCTGCCGAAGTAGCAAAACAAATGGGAACTACAGCCACAGCTGTTTCTTTCAATGCCAACGACAATGAAAGCCTAGGAAACTATGGTATTTCTAAAGTGCTAAACATTAGCAATGATAAATTAACCACCTTTAATGCTAAGGCTTTCGCCAGTAGCATTCGCCAAGCAGCAGAAAAAGAAGGCGCTAAAGTTATGATATTAAGTTCTAGTACAGACACCAAATTCTTAGCGCCTTTATTAGCAGGCCATTTAAAAGCAGGTTATGTACCAAATGTTGTTGCAGCTCCAGAAAGTACTGCACCATTCACTGTTAAAAGAACCGCCTTTAGTAATAAAGGTTTTGCTTTTTCTGAAATAAGCACTGAAATTAAAATAGTAGGTGTTTCTAATAACTCTTTTGGCTTACACGAAAATAACACAACAGCGACAGTAGAAAATTTTGATGCCACTGTTAGTGATGCAGATTTCTCTACAAAATCTGTAGAAATAGATAAAGTAGTTGGTAAAGCTACTATTGCAGATGCAGATATTGTTGTATCAGCAGGTAGAGGAATGAAAGGCCCTGAGAACTGGGGAATGATAGAAGAGTTAGCAGATGTACTTGGTGCGGCAACAGCATGCTCTAAGCCTGTATCAGATTTAGGATGGAGGCCTCACGGAGAACACGTTGGTCAAACAGGCAAACCTGTAGCGAGTAACTTATATATTGCAATTGGTATCTCTGGTGCAATTCAGCATTTAGCAGGAGTAAGTTCTTCAAAAGTAAAAGTAGTCATCAATTCTGATCCAGAAGCACCATTTTTTAAGGCAGCAGATTATGGCATTGTAGGCGATGCTTTTGAAGTCGTTCCTCAGTTAATCGAAAAATTAAAAGAATTTAAAGCTCAAAACGCTTAA
- a CDS encoding electron transfer flavoprotein subunit beta/FixA family protein yields MKILVCISNVPDTTSKINFTDNDTKFDTNGVQFVINPNDEFGLTRAMWFKEKQSATVHIASVGDATVEATMRKALAIGADEAIRVNAVPTDGFFVAQQLANIVKEGAYDLVIAGRESIDYNGGMVPGIMASLLDMNFVNTCISLDVDGTNATAFREIDGGKEKIATSLPLIIGGQKGLVEESDLRIPNMRGIMMARQKKLTVIEPVDGINATKDTKFTKPAAKGAVKLASSVDELITLLHNEAKVI; encoded by the coding sequence ATGAAAATATTAGTTTGTATAAGTAACGTTCCTGACACTACGTCTAAAATAAACTTTACGGATAACGATACAAAATTTGACACGAATGGTGTTCAATTTGTAATTAATCCTAATGATGAATTTGGATTAACCAGAGCCATGTGGTTTAAAGAAAAACAAAGTGCTACGGTGCATATAGCTTCTGTTGGTGACGCCACTGTTGAAGCTACAATGAGAAAAGCTCTTGCTATAGGTGCTGACGAAGCAATACGGGTAAATGCAGTACCTACAGATGGTTTTTTCGTAGCGCAACAACTTGCAAACATCGTGAAAGAAGGTGCATATGATTTAGTCATTGCAGGAAGAGAATCTATTGATTACAACGGAGGTATGGTTCCAGGAATCATGGCTAGTCTTTTAGATATGAACTTTGTAAATACATGTATTAGTTTAGATGTTGATGGAACAAACGCTACTGCATTTCGTGAAATTGACGGAGGAAAAGAAAAAATAGCAACCAGCCTACCTTTAATAATAGGAGGTCAAAAAGGACTTGTTGAAGAAAGTGATTTAAGAATCCCGAACATGAGAGGCATCATGATGGCGCGTCAGAAAAAATTAACCGTTATAGAGCCTGTTGACGGAATAAATGCTACTAAAGACACTAAATTTACGAAGCCTGCAGCAAAAGGAGCCGTAAAATTAGCTTCTTCTGTTGACGAATTAATTACCTTATTGCATAACGAAGCAAAAGTAATTTAA
- a CDS encoding pyruvate dehydrogenase complex E1 component subunit beta — MKTIQFREAICEAMSEEMRRDESIYLMGEEVAEYNGAYKASKGMLDEFGADRVIDTPISELGFAGIGVGSAMNGNRPIIEFMTFNFALVGIDQIINNAAKIRQMSGGQFNCPIVFRGPTGSAGQLGATHSQAFESWFANCPGLKVVVPSNPADAKGLLKAAIRDNDPVIFMESEQMYGDKAEVPEGEYLIPLGVADIKREGTDVTIISFGKIIKEAYKAADELQKEGISCEIIDLRTVKPLDYEAILKSVKKTNRVVILEEAWPYGNVASEIIYHIQSNAFDFLDAPIEKINTADTPAPYSPVLLAEWLPNYTDVIKSVKKVLYK, encoded by the coding sequence ATGAAAACAATACAATTTAGAGAAGCTATTTGTGAGGCAATGTCCGAAGAAATGAGAAGAGATGAATCTATCTATTTGATGGGTGAAGAAGTTGCTGAGTATAACGGCGCTTATAAAGCCTCAAAAGGAATGCTTGATGAATTTGGAGCAGACCGAGTGATAGATACTCCTATTTCCGAACTTGGTTTTGCAGGTATCGGAGTTGGTTCTGCTATGAATGGTAACAGGCCTATCATAGAATTTATGACTTTTAATTTCGCATTAGTAGGAATTGATCAGATTATAAATAATGCAGCAAAGATTCGTCAAATGTCTGGTGGGCAATTTAATTGTCCTATTGTTTTTAGAGGTCCTACAGGTTCTGCAGGTCAATTAGGAGCAACACACTCACAGGCTTTTGAAAGTTGGTTTGCAAACTGCCCTGGTTTAAAAGTTGTGGTTCCTTCTAATCCAGCTGACGCTAAAGGGTTACTAAAAGCAGCAATACGTGACAATGATCCAGTTATTTTTATGGAATCGGAACAAATGTATGGCGATAAAGCTGAGGTGCCTGAAGGAGAATATTTAATTCCATTAGGTGTTGCAGATATTAAAAGGGAAGGTACAGATGTTACTATTATCTCTTTTGGTAAAATTATCAAAGAAGCTTATAAAGCTGCGGATGAGTTGCAAAAAGAAGGTATTAGTTGTGAGATTATTGACTTACGGACTGTTAAGCCTTTAGATTATGAAGCAATTCTTAAATCTGTAAAGAAAACAAATAGAGTTGTAATTCTTGAAGAAGCATGGCCTTATGGTAATGTTGCTTCAGAAATTATCTACCATATTCAATCCAACGCATTTGACTTTTTGGATGCTCCAATTGAAAAAATTAATACAGCTGATACTCCAGCACCTTATTCTCCAGTTTTATTAGCAGAATGGTTGCCAAACTATACAGATGTAATTAAATCAGTAAAGAAAGTATTGTATAAATAA
- a CDS encoding DUF5686 family protein, with translation MKKLLLFFFSLYSFALLAQTKVSGVVIDEAGIPVAFANIIFKGSSEGTITNDDGVFYMESDNTYETLQVSFVGYETKDIFLDKKVNYEMKVVLAEGGEQLKEVVVYFGKQSKKNNPAIDILRKIWERKRSNGVKHYKQYNYDKYEKVEFDLNTIDSALIKSKIFKGLEFVFQDLDTSRITGKTYLPIFLNETFSKVYGDNLKGEEKEELLGTKNSGFSNNQALTAFVEDLYSDYDIYNNYLKFFDKSFTSPLSKTGIDVYNYVLADSSFIDNKWCYNIIYYPRRKNELTFKGNFWVNDSTYAIKKINLEVTKSANINWVKEIYIEQDFEVVNDSVFLLKRDYMLSDFSLNKKEESKGVYGKRTTVYNNYVFDEYKDPKFYKNLSNQFNSGIVEQDSIFWKNNRLEALNKDESGVYKLLDTLRTVPKFKSIYNIASILGSGYVEIDKWNLDLGNIYSVFGYNEAEGIRTRLGARTYFGQNDPWRIEAYTAYGFDDHKFKHGISGKFLLDKKSRLIVSGGNRRDIEQLGLSLTATTDVLGRSVASSSLVSVGSNDRLTNINLSTFQIEAEPLNNLVFKVGGSLRSLSSALPDAFSLDYLDPESPTGISSELKQFDFNTTLIYTPGKRTIGYGVERRNINDNYSTLFLSYTKGVKDFLESDFDYEKIQFSYTQPWQIGGFGRLLSTVELGKTFGEVPLGLLNVIPGNQTLFSIYGTFPNLDFYEFVTDTYASVHLEQNFNGRIFSRIPIIKKWNLREIIGLRGVWGDLSDENILINSPTNIPLQAPNSKMYWEYSFGVGNIFKILRIDFNFRGNYLESPEARPFSVTGSFGFNF, from the coding sequence ATGAAAAAATTACTTCTATTTTTCTTCTCGCTATATTCATTTGCACTTCTAGCTCAAACAAAAGTTAGTGGTGTTGTAATAGATGAAGCAGGCATTCCTGTTGCTTTCGCAAATATAATATTTAAAGGATCTTCCGAAGGAACAATCACCAACGATGATGGTGTTTTTTATATGGAATCTGATAATACTTACGAAACGCTTCAAGTGTCTTTCGTTGGGTATGAAACCAAGGATATATTTTTAGATAAGAAAGTAAACTACGAAATGAAAGTGGTCCTTGCCGAAGGCGGCGAGCAACTAAAAGAGGTCGTAGTTTATTTTGGAAAACAATCAAAGAAAAATAATCCTGCAATTGATATCCTTCGTAAAATATGGGAACGCAAACGCAGTAATGGAGTAAAACATTACAAGCAATATAACTATGATAAATACGAAAAAGTAGAGTTCGATTTAAATACGATTGATAGTGCGCTTATTAAAAGTAAAATTTTTAAAGGCTTAGAGTTTGTTTTTCAGGATCTGGATACCTCAAGAATAACAGGAAAAACGTATTTGCCTATCTTTTTAAATGAAACCTTTTCTAAGGTATATGGCGATAATTTAAAAGGGGAAGAAAAAGAAGAACTTTTAGGAACTAAAAATTCTGGTTTTAGTAACAATCAAGCATTAACTGCATTTGTAGAAGATTTGTATTCTGATTATGACATCTATAATAATTATTTAAAATTTTTTGATAAAAGTTTTACGAGCCCATTATCTAAAACGGGTATAGATGTGTACAATTACGTATTGGCAGATAGTAGTTTTATAGATAACAAATGGTGCTATAATATCATATATTATCCAAGAAGGAAGAATGAGCTGACTTTTAAAGGAAACTTTTGGGTGAATGATTCTACTTATGCCATCAAAAAAATAAATTTAGAAGTCACTAAAAGCGCGAATATAAACTGGGTTAAAGAGATTTATATAGAGCAAGATTTTGAAGTGGTTAATGATTCTGTTTTTCTTTTGAAGAGAGATTACATGTTGAGTGATTTTAGTTTAAATAAAAAAGAAGAATCTAAAGGCGTATACGGAAAACGTACTACGGTTTATAATAATTATGTTTTTGATGAATATAAAGATCCAAAGTTTTATAAAAACCTGTCCAATCAATTTAATTCAGGAATTGTAGAACAGGACTCCATCTTTTGGAAAAATAATAGATTAGAAGCGCTTAATAAAGACGAGTCTGGTGTTTATAAGTTATTAGATACGCTTAGAACAGTGCCTAAATTTAAGAGCATTTATAATATAGCAAGTATATTGGGCTCAGGGTATGTTGAGATTGATAAATGGAATTTAGATTTAGGTAATATTTACAGTGTTTTTGGTTATAATGAAGCGGAAGGTATTAGAACAAGACTAGGAGCACGTACCTATTTTGGGCAAAATGATCCTTGGCGAATTGAGGCGTATACTGCGTATGGCTTTGATGATCATAAATTTAAACATGGCATATCTGGTAAGTTCTTGTTGGATAAAAAATCAAGATTAATTGTATCTGGAGGGAATAGGCGTGATATAGAGCAATTAGGATTAAGTTTAACTGCAACTACAGATGTTTTAGGAAGAAGCGTAGCTTCATCTTCATTGGTTTCTGTAGGTTCTAATGATCGTTTAACAAATATAAATTTATCTACTTTTCAAATAGAAGCCGAGCCGCTGAATAATCTTGTTTTTAAGGTAGGTGGTTCTTTGCGTAGTCTAAGTTCTGCATTACCAGACGCATTTAGTTTAGATTATCTTGATCCAGAATCCCCAACAGGAATTTCTTCGGAGTTAAAGCAGTTTGATTTTAATACCACGCTAATTTATACCCCAGGAAAAAGAACTATAGGTTATGGGGTAGAACGCAGAAATATCAATGATAATTATAGTACCTTATTTTTGTCTTATACAAAAGGGGTGAAAGATTTTCTGGAAAGCGATTTTGACTATGAGAAAATTCAATTTTCTTATACACAACCATGGCAAATTGGAGGGTTTGGTAGGTTGTTAAGTACTGTGGAGTTGGGCAAAACCTTTGGGGAAGTTCCTTTAGGCTTATTAAATGTTATTCCAGGGAATCAAACTTTGTTTTCTATTTATGGTACTTTTCCTAACCTTGATTTTTATGAGTTTGTAACAGATACCTATGCTTCAGTGCACTTAGAACAAAATTTTAACGGCCGTATATTTTCTAGAATTCCAATAATAAAAAAATGGAACTTGAGAGAAATTATAGGATTAAGAGGTGTTTGGGGAGATCTTTCTGATGAGAATATCTTGATAAATAGTCCTACCAATATTCCGTTGCAAGCCCCTAATAGTAAAATGTACTGGGAATATTCTTTCGGCGTAGGTAATATATTTAAGATTCTAAGAATTGATTTTAACTTTAGAGGAAATTATTTAGAAAGTCCAGAAGCTAGGCCTTTTAGTGTAACAGGATCATTTGGATTTAATTTTTAA
- a CDS encoding inorganic diphosphatase — MSEQLEITFDVLIEIPKGSRNKYEYDFTLHKIRFDRMLFSSMMYPGDYGFIPETLALDSDPLDVLVLGHEPTYPMVVMEVRPIGVFHMTDEKGPDEKIICVPVSDPIWGNNRDISDLNPHRLKEIEHFFRVYKDLEKKKVDVGGWGDAKEAIEIYEQCVQRYDESDHKKKRTFTI; from the coding sequence ATGAGCGAACAATTAGAAATAACTTTCGATGTTCTAATCGAAATTCCAAAAGGAAGTAGAAATAAATACGAATACGACTTTACATTACACAAAATAAGATTTGATAGAATGCTTTTTTCGTCAATGATGTATCCTGGTGATTATGGATTTATTCCAGAAACACTTGCTTTAGATAGTGACCCGCTAGACGTATTAGTATTAGGTCATGAGCCAACATACCCAATGGTGGTTATGGAAGTTAGGCCTATTGGAGTTTTTCATATGACCGATGAGAAAGGACCAGATGAAAAAATCATTTGTGTGCCAGTTTCTGATCCTATCTGGGGAAATAATCGTGACATCAGTGACCTTAATCCACATAGACTAAAAGAAATCGAGCACTTTTTTAGAGTATATAAAGATCTAGAAAAGAAAAAAGTAGATGTTGGTGGTTGGGGAGACGCAAAAGAAGCCATTGAAATTTATGAACAATGTGTACAACGTTATGATGAAAGTGATCATAAAAAGAAACGCACTTTTACGATATAA
- a CDS encoding sodium-translocating pyrophosphatase, translating to MKSMIIYMPIAMALLGLFYMLVKKSWVLKQDAGDGKMKEISDHIYEGALAFLNAEYKLLAIFVLIVSVLLSIVSFIVPTTHWLIVIAFIFGAIFSAFAGNIGMKIATKTNVRTTQAARTSLPNALKISFGGGTVMGLGVAGLAVLGLTTFFIGFFHFFMGGVWTNTMDMTIVLETLAGFSLGAESIALFARVGGGIYTKAADVGADLVGKVEAGIPEDDPRNPATIADNVGDNVGDVAGMGADLFGSYVATVLAAMVLGNYVIKDMGGAIDDGFGGIGPILLPMSIAGVGIIISIIGTMLVKIKNDDAKEAQVMGALNIGNWTSIVLVAVSCFGLVTWMLPETMKMEFFGEGLQEISSMRVFYATLVGLIVGAVISSVTEYYTGLGKKPILKIVQQSSTGAGTNIIAGLATGMISTFPSVLLFAAAIWASYAFAGFYGVSLAASAMMATTAMQLAIDAFGPISDNAGGIAEMSEQEPIVRERTDILDSVGNTTAATGKGFAIASAALTSLALFAAYVTFTGIDGINIFKAPVLAMLFVGGMVPVVFSALAMNAVGKAAMEMVEEVRRQFREIPGIMEGTGKPEYDKCVAISTKASLKEMMLPGVLTIGFPLAIAFVPMIFGMNNLAIAEMLGGYMAGVTVSGVLWAIFQNNAGGAWDNAKKSFEAGVEINGEMTFKGSEAHKAAVTGDTVGDPFKDTSGPSMNILIKLTCLIGLVIAPILGGHAQKEVSEIQKEVKIERNSDAANLAKATVAYTTIVNDVLKNEEKN from the coding sequence ATGAAATCAATGATTATTTACATGCCGATTGCGATGGCACTATTAGGTTTGTTTTATATGCTAGTGAAAAAATCATGGGTATTAAAACAAGACGCTGGAGATGGGAAAATGAAAGAAATTTCAGATCATATTTACGAAGGTGCACTTGCATTTTTAAATGCAGAGTACAAACTTTTGGCAATTTTTGTATTAATTGTTAGTGTGTTGCTTTCTATTGTTTCTTTTATAGTGCCAACCACACATTGGTTAATTGTAATTGCATTTATATTCGGAGCTATATTTTCTGCATTTGCAGGGAACATAGGGATGAAAATTGCAACTAAAACTAATGTAAGAACAACGCAAGCTGCAAGAACGAGTTTGCCAAATGCTTTGAAAATTTCATTTGGTGGCGGTACCGTTATGGGGCTTGGTGTTGCTGGTTTAGCGGTATTGGGTTTAACAACTTTCTTTATAGGATTCTTTCATTTTTTTATGGGAGGTGTTTGGACGAATACAATGGATATGACTATTGTACTTGAAACGTTAGCTGGGTTTTCTTTAGGAGCAGAGTCTATCGCATTATTTGCTCGTGTTGGTGGAGGTATTTATACTAAAGCAGCAGATGTAGGAGCAGATTTAGTAGGTAAGGTTGAAGCAGGAATACCTGAAGATGATCCTCGTAACCCTGCAACAATAGCAGATAACGTAGGAGATAATGTTGGTGATGTAGCTGGTATGGGGGCAGATTTGTTTGGTTCGTATGTCGCAACCGTATTAGCAGCGATGGTGTTAGGTAATTATGTGATAAAGGATATGGGTGGAGCAATTGATGATGGCTTTGGTGGTATCGGACCAATATTATTGCCAATGTCTATAGCCGGTGTGGGTATTATTATTTCTATAATAGGAACCATGCTTGTAAAAATTAAAAATGATGATGCAAAGGAGGCACAAGTTATGGGTGCTTTAAATATAGGTAATTGGACTTCCATAGTTTTGGTTGCAGTTTCTTGTTTCGGTTTAGTTACTTGGATGTTGCCAGAAACCATGAAAATGGAATTTTTTGGAGAAGGTTTACAAGAAATTTCCTCAATGCGTGTATTCTATGCAACCTTGGTAGGTTTAATCGTAGGGGCCGTAATATCATCGGTAACTGAATATTATACGGGCTTAGGTAAAAAACCAATCTTAAAAATTGTACAACAATCAAGTACTGGAGCAGGAACTAATATAATTGCAGGTTTGGCAACAGGAATGATTTCTACATTTCCTTCAGTGTTACTTTTTGCAGCTGCAATTTGGGCATCTTATGCTTTTGCAGGTTTTTACGGGGTGTCATTAGCAGCTTCTGCGATGATGGCTACTACAGCAATGCAGCTAGCAATAGACGCTTTTGGTCCTATCTCTGATAATGCTGGTGGTATTGCAGAAATGAGTGAACAAGAACCAATTGTTAGAGAACGTACAGATATTTTAGATTCCGTAGGGAATACTACAGCAGCAACAGGGAAAGGTTTTGCAATCGCTTCTGCGGCATTAACATCATTAGCGCTTTTTGCAGCCTATGTTACATTTACAGGAATAGACGGAATTAATATCTTTAAAGCACCAGTTTTAGCCATGTTATTTGTTGGAGGAATGGTGCCTGTGGTTTTTTCTGCTTTAGCAATGAATGCGGTAGGTAAAGCTGCTATGGAAATGGTAGAAGAAGTACGTAGACAGTTTAGGGAAATACCAGGTATTATGGAAGGTACAGGAAAACCAGAATATGATAAATGTGTAGCTATTTCTACGAAAGCTTCTTTAAAAGAAATGATGTTGCCAGGAGTATTGACAATAGGTTTTCCTTTAGCAATAGCGTTTGTTCCAATGATTTTTGGAATGAATAATTTAGCAATAGCAGAAATGTTAGGTGGTTATATGGCTGGAGTTACCGTTTCGGGGGTGCTTTGGGCAATATTCCAAAATAATGCAGGTGGTGCATGGGATAATGCAAAAAAATCTTTTGAAGCAGGTGTAGAGATTAATGGAGAAATGACATTTAAGGGGAGTGAGGCTCATAAAGCAGCTGTCACTGGAGATACTGTTGGTGATCCTTTTAAAGATACCTCTGGGCCTTCTATGAATATACTAATTAAACTTACGTGTTTGATTGGTTTAGTGATTGCTCCAATATTAGGTGGGCATGCCCAAAAGGAGGTTTCAGAAATTCAGAAAGAGGTGAAAATAGAACGCAATTCTGATGCTGCAAATTTAGCAAAAGCTACTGTTGCTTATACAACCATAGTAAATGATGTGCTTAAAAATGAAGAAAAAAATTAG